From Candidatus Leptovillus gracilis, the proteins below share one genomic window:
- a CDS encoding DEAD/DEAH box helicase, which yields MSNEPTPETAVSPPPPSTPPPDKNLVEPENALPEVSAADLPDSWREAMARAGWTDLMPVQAKAMPYIMAGRDLMVQARTGSGKTGAFVLPILERINSLQATCQALILVPTRELAQQVAHEAAALAGDSGANAVAVYGGSSYKVQLDAFRKGAHLVVGTPGRILDHLLRRNLSLDELQILIFDEADRLLSMGFYPDMRQLQTYLPQRRVDSFMFSATFPPTVQSLARQFLHQPDFLSLSSDNMYVAETEHVYYTVPALEKDRALVRLIEVENPDSAFIFCNTKVRVNYVTTVLRRFGYDADELSSDLEQSAREKVMDRVRQGKLRLLITTDVAARGIDVPELSHVVQYEVPEDPELYIHRAGRTGRAGAAGVAITLVGDFSEQVKLKRIRDKYGVDLTERPLPTDEDVTNLVAERLTAQLEGSLRQRDNLQKERLHRFLGLAKTLGESLEGQSLIAMLLDDIYQNTLTAATTPVEAPAPRKEANKQEDRGRRERRPRRR from the coding sequence ATGAGTAACGAACCAACGCCGGAAACGGCCGTTTCCCCTCCCCCACCATCCACCCCACCACCCGACAAAAACCTCGTCGAACCCGAAAACGCCTTACCCGAAGTCAGCGCCGCCGACTTGCCCGATTCCTGGCGCGAAGCCATGGCCCGCGCCGGCTGGACCGACCTGATGCCGGTGCAAGCCAAAGCCATGCCCTACATCATGGCCGGCCGCGACCTGATGGTGCAGGCGCGCACCGGCAGTGGCAAAACCGGGGCCTTCGTGCTGCCCATCCTGGAGCGCATCAATTCCCTCCAGGCCACCTGCCAGGCGCTCATCCTGGTTCCCACGCGGGAACTGGCGCAGCAAGTAGCCCACGAAGCGGCCGCATTGGCCGGGGATTCCGGAGCCAACGCCGTGGCTGTCTATGGCGGCAGCAGCTATAAAGTGCAGCTAGACGCCTTTCGCAAAGGGGCACACCTGGTGGTGGGCACGCCAGGGCGCATTCTGGACCACCTGCTGCGGCGCAATCTCAGCCTGGATGAGCTGCAAATTTTAATCTTTGATGAGGCCGACCGCCTGCTTTCAATGGGCTTTTACCCCGATATGCGCCAGTTGCAGACCTACCTGCCCCAACGGCGCGTAGACAGCTTTATGTTTTCGGCCACTTTCCCGCCCACCGTGCAAAGTCTGGCCCGCCAATTCCTCCACCAACCGGATTTTCTCAGCCTGAGCAGCGACAATATGTACGTCGCCGAGACGGAACACGTCTATTACACCGTACCCGCGCTGGAAAAAGACCGCGCCCTGGTCCGTCTGATCGAAGTTGAAAATCCCGACTCGGCTTTTATTTTCTGCAACACCAAAGTGCGGGTGAACTACGTCACCACGGTGCTGCGCCGCTTTGGCTACGACGCCGATGAGTTGTCGTCTGACCTGGAGCAAAGCGCGCGGGAGAAGGTGATGGACCGGGTGCGCCAGGGGAAACTGCGCCTGCTGATAACAACCGATGTGGCGGCGCGGGGTATTGATGTGCCAGAATTGTCGCATGTGGTGCAGTATGAAGTGCCGGAAGACCCGGAATTGTACATCCACCGCGCGGGGCGCACCGGGCGGGCCGGCGCGGCCGGCGTCGCCATCACGCTGGTGGGCGATTTTTCCGAGCAGGTGAAGTTGAAGCGGATCCGCGACAAGTATGGGGTGGATTTAACCGAACGGCCGTTGCCCACCGACGAAGATGTCACCAACCTGGTCGCCGAACGCCTCACCGCCCAGTTGGAAGGCAGCCTGCGCCAGCGCGACAACCTGCAAAAAGAGCGGCTGCACCGCTTCCTGGGCCTGGCCAAAACCCTGGGCGAAAGCCTGGAAGGGCAGTCACTCATCGCCATGCTGCTGGACGACATCTACCAGAACACGCTCACCGCGGCGACCACACCCGTTGAAGCGCCCGCCCCACGCAAAGAAGCCAACAAACAAGAAGATCGCGGCCGCCGAGAACGCCGTCCACGGCGGCGATAA